From a region of the Saccharomycodes ludwigii strain NBRC 1722 chromosome VII, whole genome shotgun sequence genome:
- the SPT20 gene encoding Spt20p (similar to Saccharomyces cerevisiae YOL148C | SPT20 | SuPpressor of Ty): MSVNTGIPVNVNAQRLQSLQQNVPVNSDINKTNNNLQNGVKTGIQSNNGNPTGTPTHEAHVRNARAAQNAQQQRMNLANYEQQFLQLMTTLNKKPRRLYNFTEETDAILKKYEQFRTSFELHIYDNTYKICAPANSRLQQHFKNELSGDGLILNKNNETFKDFLENVARGIIPASIMDVLKDCNIQFYEGNLILQVYDHTNTVDIKPPQQNHPSIPKNVSPIKSDPFNATGNNVPAQTNTKRALPVLKRPRIYRTLLRPNDLTRYYDMMVISDQSRFSDGVYQQLESEILTLTKRNLNLKVPLNPFENKDLFDDKQQASMFLEPSVNENCEVIQHHRELCSNEDCRGLNPHMELREELPHNSSSFEEMMLMLNDRTINSTLSTYAATIAKKKLLEGGKSRGTVNNNGSMVNNTPIGSSSVASPITNNTNSNAKKNKNNIAIAAAATAAAMVAGEGQQFGRLKFIENWRINNEKRKQDLLKNKNNLANNSDNVIMNPANGEIISDSNKISMVTPEQKKLLQKTAQQQKRGTRGPGKGRKANSDAKPRAKRVSKKAATANSGKEGEAKPKRKRGPNKKKAAKKTETAATTSAD; encoded by the coding sequence ATGAGCGTCAATACTGGAATTCCAGTTAATGTAAACGCACAGAGATTGCAATCATTACAACAAAATGTCCCAGTGAACAgtgatataaataaaaccaacaataatttacaaaatgGTGTAAAAACTGGAATTCAGTCGAATAATGGCAATCCCACAGGAACCCCCACACATGAAGCTCACGTTAGAAATGCTAGGGCAGCTCAAAACGctcaacaacaaagaatGAACTTGGCAAATTATGAACAACAATTCCTACAATTGATGACTACTCTAAATAAAAAGCCAAGAAGACTATATAATTTCACGGAAGAAACAGACGCAATTTTGAAGAAATATGAACAATTTAGAACAAGTTTTGAGTTACACATTTATGATAACACCTACAAGATATGTGCGCCAGCTAATTCTAGGTTACAAcaacattttaaaaatgaattaaGTGGAGATGGattgatattaaataaaaacaacgaAACTTTTAAGgattttttagaaaatgtAGCCAGAGGAATAATACCAGCCAGCATTATGGATGTGCTGAAGGATTGTAACATTCAGTTCTACGAGGGTAATCTTATCTTACAAGTTTATGATCATACCAATACAGTTGACATTAAACCGCCCCAACAAAACCACCCTTCTATTCCCAAAAATGTGTCACCCATAAAGTCAGATCCTTTTAATGCAACTGGAAATAACGTACCTGCGCAGACCAATACCAAACGAGCTTTACCTGTTTTGAAAAGGCCCCGTATTTATAGAACACTCTTAAGACCGAATGATCTGACAAGATATTATGATATGATGGTGATATCGGACCAGTCTAGGTTCTCAGATGGAGTCTATCAGCAATTAGAATCTGAAATTTTGACATTGACTAAAAGAAACCTTAACTTGAAGGTGCCATTAAATCCTTTCGAAAATAAAGATCTATTCGATGACAAGCAACAGGCTTCCATGTTTTTAGAACCATCAGTTAATGAAAATTGTGAAGTTATACAACATCACAGGGAGCTTTGTTCAAATGAAGATTGTAGAGGCTTGAATCCACATATGGAGTTGCGTGAAGAACTACCACACAACAGCTCATCTTTTGAAGAAATGATGTTGATGTTAAATGATCGAACCATAAACAGTACTCTATCTACATATGCAGCCACTATAGCcaagaaaaagttattggAAGGAGGTAAAAGCCGTGGTACTGTGAACAACAATGGATCAATGGTGAACAATACCCCAATTGGATCAAGCTCTGTAGCATCACCtattaccaataatactaatagtaatgctaagaaaaacaaaaataatattgcaATTGCAGCGGCAGCAACGGCGGCAGCAATGGTGGCTGGAGAGGGCCAACAATTTGGAAGGTTAAAATTCATTGAAAATTGGAgaattaataatgaaaaaagaaagcaagatttattaaaaaataaaaataacctGGCCAATAATAGCGATAATGTGATTATGAATCCAGCCAATGGCGAAATTATTAGTGATTCAAACAAGATATCTATGGTAACACCTgaacaaaagaaattattacaaaaaacagctcaacaacaaaagagGGGGACCAGAGGACCTGGTAAAGGTAGAAAAGCTAATTCTGACGCTAAACCTAGGGCAAAAAGGGTATCAAAAAAAGCAGCCACTGCTAATTCTGgaaaagaaggagaagCAAAACCTAAGAGAAAAAGGGgtccaaataaaaaaaaggcagcTAAAAAAACGGAAACTGCAGCCACGACTTCTGCTGATTAA
- the PSF3 gene encoding DNA replication protein PSF3 (similar to Saccharomyces cerevisiae YOL146W | PSF3 | Partner of Sld Five), protein MSYYDLDDILTESIKFPCKFNSSIAGLGFLEGNPGKPIAKNSKIELPFWLSKILAEETGTDGIDTTGIPQNSIEEFKDFYIELLQPPFFQPRVLNAIKAGGETLDLHTICPYFYFILEKWSTIYNSDELVDLFMELLRKRGVKISNYASSTSMLQASDQQPSKNYIHNNSQEFLLTLDEFEKKLYKTTQLSYKNMNKWLHNR, encoded by the coding sequence ATGAGCTACTATGATTTAGACGATATTCTAACAGAATCTATTAAATTTCCATGCAAATTTAACTCCTCCATTGCAGGTTTGGGATTTTTGGAAGGTAATCCAGGTAAACCCATCGCCAAGAATAGTAAAATAGAATTACCATTTTGGCTAAGTAAGATCTTAGCAGAAGAAACGGGAACAGACGGAATAGATACCACGGGCATACCACAAAACAGCATAGAAGAGTTTAAGGATTTTTATATCGAACTTTTACAACCACCATTTTTCCAGCCAAGAGTCTTGAATGCTATTAAAGCCGGCGGAGAAACACTGGATTTGCATACTATTTGtccatatttttattttatattagaaAAGTGGTCAACCATCTATAATTCTGATGAACTGGTAGATCTTTTTATGGAATTACTACGGAAAAGAGGTGTCAAAATTAGCAATTATGCTTCGTCAACTTCTATGTTACAGGCAAGTGATCAACAGCCAagcaaaaattatattcaCAACAACTCACAggaatttttattaacctTAGACGAATTTGAGAAAAAACTGTACAAAACCACACAATTGAGctataaaaatatgaataaatGGTTACATAATCGTTAa
- the PEX11 gene encoding Pex11p (similar to Saccharomyces cerevisiae YOL147C | PEX11 | PEroXin) codes for MVCDSLVYHPVLSKLIRLLDTNNGREKILRLLQYLNRLLFDSTGNPLNKKLQQNFALIRKVLRFLKPLTNLQLLAKTWDSAVTATNTTQIKILTAAKHFFYGGYLFLDQITLLNALNVVNLNQTKAKKVARYTNWCWLFGLTSNLLLSLNKIIQLPSDDTQSKNNSVYKRIAWDSLDLFVVLNNLKFLNTDDANVALAGLTTSVFGVEDLWSKA; via the coding sequence ATGGTTTGTGACAGTTTAGTTTATCATCCAGTTCTTTCTAAGCTTATTAGATTGTTGGATACCAATAATGGTAGGGAAAAGATTTTGCGTTTATTGCAATACTTAAATAGATTATTATTCGATTCTACAGGTAATCCTttaaacaagaaattacAGCAAAATTTTGCTTTAATTCGTAAAGTTCTAAGATTTTTGAAGCCTTTAACTAATTTGCAACTACTGGCCAAAACCTGGGATTCTGCTGTCACTGCAACCAACACAACCCAAATAAAGATTTTGACTGCAGCCaaacatttcttttatGGTGGctatttgtttttggatCAAATTACTTTGCTAAATGCCCTTAACGTTGTTAATTTGAACCAGACTAAAGCGAAGAAAGTTGCCCGTTATACAAACTGGTGTTGGTTATTTGGACTAACTTCTAATTTATTACtatctttaaataaaatcattcaACTACCAAGTGACGATACACAATCCAAGAACAACAGTGTTTATAAAAGAATAGCATGGGACTCTTTAGATCtctttgttgttttgaACAATTTGAAGTTTTTGAACACCGATGACGCAAATGTAGCTTTAGCTGGATTGACTACTTCAGTTTTTGGTGTTGAAGATTTATGGTCTAAGGCATGA